One part of the Acidobacteriota bacterium genome encodes these proteins:
- a CDS encoding PAS domain S-box protein translates to MTDSEPPSRSADSAARRRYRRIVFLAVGLTLAYLCGSAWMTWVSYRDFEASLSPASRLAEASALIGELDEALTMSARLAAATGEEQWETRYRQTEPKLDAALQQVRREAPDLFAHEAARQTDAANRVLVALEYQALDLVHRGQRVEASALLASPAYEVAKQSYASGLQRLRSTLSARYDAHLAAQRRHVSASLIAAAVALPALVMIWVGALRAERRHAGARLDAERDLRASEARYRDLFQSNPHPMWVYDVETLQFLAVNEAAVAHYSYTEDEFLSMTIADIRPTEDVPRLQERVDHLAGQSGLGTSGTWLHRKRDGTIIDVEITSHNVNFLGRRARLVLANDVTDRKRAEAELRLQSAALNAAANAIVITDRDGAIRWINPAFTALTGYGADEALGRNPRDLVKSGVHDRAFYTRLWETILCGQVWCGEMTNRRKDGSQYVEKQSITPVKDVSGQITHFVAIKRDLTDEKQLQAQFLQAQKMETVGRLAGGIAHDFNNLLTVINGTADLASADLAKDHPLRADLQDIHEAGERAAALTRQLLAFSRKQIMNPIVLDLRSVMADMRSMLQRLIGEHIKLVVKSATGVGFVKADPGQIQQVVLNLAVNARDAMPDGGTLTIDTRDVEIDASNGAVYPLLRPGPHVMVTVSDTGAGMDAATRAHIFEPFFTTKPSGKGTGIGLATVYGIIKQSGGSVDVESEPGNGTTFTIYLPRVDNRISLEEPVSARALVTGTETILIVEDEEALAGVARRMLQSAGYQVLIAGNGEEALRVLAQCDGSVHLVLTDVVMPGISGPDLVARILVTHPKMKVLYTSGYTDDAILRHGVLDRVAHFVGKPYSVEELPRKVREVLDRHDTT, encoded by the coding sequence ATGACCGACTCCGAGCCTCCATCGCGGTCAGCCGATTCGGCAGCCAGGCGCCGGTACCGGCGGATCGTGTTCCTCGCCGTGGGGCTGACGCTCGCCTACCTGTGCGGCTCGGCCTGGATGACGTGGGTCTCTTACCGCGATTTTGAGGCGTCCCTGTCGCCGGCGTCCCGCCTGGCGGAGGCGAGCGCGCTGATCGGCGAACTCGACGAGGCGCTGACCATGTCGGCGCGCCTGGCAGCGGCGACGGGCGAGGAGCAGTGGGAGACACGCTACCGTCAGACGGAACCGAAACTGGACGCGGCGCTCCAGCAGGTTCGGCGGGAGGCGCCCGACCTGTTCGCACATGAGGCGGCTCGGCAGACGGATGCCGCCAATCGCGTCCTGGTCGCGCTGGAATACCAGGCGCTCGATCTGGTGCATCGAGGTCAACGAGTCGAAGCCTCCGCACTCCTGGCGTCTCCGGCCTACGAGGTCGCGAAGCAGTCCTACGCCAGCGGTCTGCAGCGGCTCCGCTCCACGCTGAGCGCCAGATACGACGCGCACCTTGCCGCGCAGCGCCGGCACGTGTCGGCTTCGTTGATTGCCGCCGCGGTCGCGTTGCCGGCGCTGGTGATGATCTGGGTCGGCGCGCTGCGCGCCGAGCGCAGACACGCTGGCGCGAGGCTCGATGCCGAGCGCGATCTGCGCGCCAGTGAAGCCCGCTACCGCGACCTGTTCCAGTCGAACCCGCACCCGATGTGGGTCTACGACGTCGAGACGCTGCAGTTCCTCGCCGTCAACGAGGCTGCCGTCGCGCACTACAGCTACACGGAAGACGAATTTCTGTCGATGACCATCGCGGATATCCGTCCGACGGAGGACGTGCCGCGGCTGCAAGAGAGGGTGGATCATCTGGCGGGGCAGTCGGGCCTGGGCACCTCAGGGACGTGGTTGCATCGCAAGCGCGACGGCACGATCATCGATGTCGAGATTACGTCCCACAATGTGAACTTTCTCGGCCGCCGGGCGAGGCTGGTGCTGGCCAACGACGTCACCGACCGCAAACGGGCGGAAGCGGAACTGCGGTTGCAGAGCGCGGCCCTGAACGCGGCGGCCAACGCCATCGTCATCACCGACCGCGATGGCGCCATTCGCTGGATCAACCCCGCGTTTACGGCCCTCACTGGCTACGGGGCGGACGAAGCGCTCGGCAGGAATCCCCGGGATCTGGTCAAGTCCGGCGTCCACGACCGGGCGTTCTACACCCGCCTCTGGGAGACGATTCTCTGCGGCCAAGTCTGGTGCGGTGAGATGACGAACCGCCGCAAGGACGGGAGCCAGTACGTCGAAAAGCAGAGCATCACACCCGTCAAGGACGTCTCCGGCCAGATCACGCACTTCGTTGCCATCAAGCGGGATCTCACCGACGAGAAACAGCTGCAGGCCCAGTTCCTGCAGGCCCAGAAGATGGAGACGGTTGGACGGCTCGCCGGCGGCATCGCCCACGACTTCAACAACCTGCTGACCGTCATCAACGGCACGGCGGATCTGGCCTCGGCGGATCTCGCCAAGGACCATCCGCTCCGCGCGGACCTGCAGGACATTCACGAAGCCGGAGAACGAGCGGCCGCGCTCACCCGACAACTGCTCGCGTTCAGCCGCAAGCAGATCATGAACCCGATCGTGCTCGATCTGCGTTCGGTCATGGCCGACATGCGGAGCATGCTCCAGCGCCTGATCGGCGAACACATCAAGCTGGTGGTGAAGTCGGCGACGGGTGTCGGCTTCGTCAAGGCCGATCCGGGGCAGATCCAGCAAGTGGTCCTGAACCTGGCCGTCAATGCCCGTGACGCCATGCCCGATGGCGGCACGCTGACGATCGACACGCGAGACGTCGAGATCGACGCGTCCAACGGGGCGGTTTACCCATTGCTGCGACCCGGTCCACACGTGATGGTGACGGTCAGCGACACGGGCGCGGGAATGGACGCGGCCACCCGCGCGCACATATTCGAGCCGTTCTTCACGACGAAGCCGTCAGGGAAGGGGACCGGGATTGGACTGGCCACCGTGTACGGCATCATCAAGCAGAGCGGCGGCAGCGTCGATGTGGAGAGCGAACCGGGCAACGGGACAACATTCACGATCTACCTGCCACGTGTGGACAACCGGATATCGCTGGAGGAGCCGGTTTCCGCTCGTGCCCTCGTCACCGGTACCGAGACCATCCTCATCGTCGAGGACGAGGAGGCGCTCGCCGGCGTGGCCCGGCGGATGCTGCAGTCGGCCGGCTACCAGGTGCTCATAGCTGGCAACGGCGAGGAAGCCCTGAGGGTGCTGGCGCAATGCGACGGCTCCGTGCACCTGGTGTTGACAGACGTCGTCATGCCGGGCATCAGCGGCCCGGACCTGGTGGCACGGATTCTGGTCACCCACCCGAAGATGAAGGTGCTCTACACGTCCGGCTATACCGACGATGCGATTCTGCGCCATGGCGTGCTGGACCGCGTGGCCCACTTCGTTGGCAAGCCGTATTCGGTTGAGGAGCTGCCGCGCAAGGTGCGCGAAGTGCTCGATCGACATGACACCACATGA
- a CDS encoding zinc-binding dehydrogenase encodes MKAVVLRELGGPDTLVLEQVSDPTPGPRQALVRVRAAALNHRDAWIRRGLYAGITLPVILGSDGAGEVVGVGEGVDRSLIGSEVVINPSLDWGADDRAQGSGYRILGLPDNGTYADLVAVPVSNLFPRPAALTWTEAAAIPLAGLTAYRAVFTRAQVKAGETVLVTGVGGGVATLALLFAHHAGARVLVTSGSDDKLARARDLGAVGGVNYRAEAWGKLVQQLAGGGPDVIIDSAGKDVFPTLIDIIRPGGRIVTFGTTTGSLSTIEVRKIFWKQISILGSTMGTPREFASMLALFEGGLKPVVDRVFALADCAAAHRRMDQADQFGKIVLTIA; translated from the coding sequence ATGAAAGCCGTAGTATTGCGTGAGCTCGGAGGCCCCGACACACTCGTCCTTGAACAGGTCTCGGATCCGACGCCAGGGCCGCGGCAGGCGCTGGTGCGGGTGCGCGCGGCCGCGCTCAACCATCGGGACGCCTGGATTCGAAGAGGGCTCTACGCGGGCATCACCCTGCCCGTCATCCTCGGCTCCGACGGCGCGGGCGAGGTCGTGGGCGTGGGCGAGGGCGTCGATCGCTCATTGATCGGATCAGAGGTCGTCATCAATCCGAGCCTCGACTGGGGCGCTGACGATCGCGCGCAGGGATCGGGGTACCGCATCCTCGGCCTCCCCGACAACGGCACATACGCCGATCTGGTCGCGGTTCCCGTCAGCAACCTGTTTCCCAGGCCGGCGGCGCTCACGTGGACGGAAGCCGCCGCCATCCCGCTCGCCGGACTGACGGCCTATCGTGCGGTGTTCACGCGCGCCCAGGTGAAAGCGGGAGAGACGGTTCTCGTCACCGGGGTCGGCGGCGGCGTCGCGACGCTGGCGCTGCTCTTTGCGCACCACGCCGGCGCGCGCGTCCTGGTCACCTCAGGCAGCGACGACAAGCTCGCCCGCGCCCGCGACCTCGGGGCGGTGGGAGGTGTGAACTACCGCGCCGAGGCCTGGGGCAAACTGGTACAGCAACTGGCGGGCGGCGGCCCGGATGTCATCATCGACAGCGCGGGCAAAGACGTCTTTCCCACGCTGATTGACATCATCAGACCGGGCGGCCGCATCGTCACGTTCGGGACTACTACCGGGTCGCTCTCCACGATTGAAGTGCGCAAGATCTTCTGGAAACAGATCTCGATTCTTGGCAGCACGATGGGCACGCCGCGCGAGTTCGCGAGCATGCTGGCGTTGTTTGAGGGCGGTCTCAAGCCCGTCGTGGACCGCGTATTTGCGCTGGCGGATTGCGCCGCCGCCCACCGACGGATGGACCAGGCCGATCAGTTCGGCAAGATCGTGCTTACGATCGCGTAG
- a CDS encoding 4Fe-4S ferredoxin, with the protein MSDSEDPTPRQSMDVDIVCVGFGPAAAGFLSTLSRAIVREDGTTAIESRVAPGMPLQVTCFERADDLGTAVSGVVTRARAIRETFPDFDPAQVPMAAAVRHERVAYLLDPIGASRRSLALQVGDRVIRGLSAVLPYRHHALELPYIPDFLRKDDGLILSLGQFMQWVGGQVMGSGTIQLWPGTPVAEALIEGDAVAGVRLVDQGTTRTGEPDAGYMPGMDVRAALTVVADGPVGPVGRQLDDHFGLPPGHHVRDWALGMKMVVDLREDSGLEPGTVVHTFGYPEPEIFGFLYVNDARTASLGIFVPSWFDSPVRTAYRYLQHWMMHPYLWRHLQGGRMRSWGAKSLQESGKRGEPYLAGNGYARIGEGSGSTNVLTGSGVDEAWMTGALLAHAVTDLLAAGKPFTREALDEAYVARRRRSWVEHEGVVAERARDGFHIGVVTGLVGMALSGLSGGRLFVPVEPKRPHERVRTLMQYFGHRIPAAEIDRITRECAQSGQPLHMAMLDRAGWPAIPYDGALLVSHQDALLVGGKVQAAAGYADHVVFHDPALCRDCQTKLCIEICSGQALMPGSGNVPAFDREKCIHCGACYWSCTRPLPGNPDRPNLQFRAGSGGLHSTEN; encoded by the coding sequence ATGTCCGACTCCGAAGATCCCACCCCGCGCCAGTCGATGGACGTGGATATCGTCTGCGTCGGGTTCGGCCCCGCGGCAGCCGGGTTCCTCAGCACGCTGTCGCGAGCGATCGTCAGAGAGGACGGCACGACGGCCATCGAGAGCCGCGTCGCCCCCGGAATGCCGCTGCAGGTTACGTGTTTTGAGCGTGCCGACGATCTTGGCACGGCAGTGTCTGGCGTCGTGACCCGCGCACGCGCGATCCGGGAAACATTTCCGGACTTCGATCCCGCGCAGGTCCCGATGGCGGCGGCCGTCCGCCACGAGCGTGTAGCCTACCTGCTCGATCCGATTGGCGCCAGCCGCCGGTCGCTCGCCCTGCAGGTTGGTGATCGCGTCATTCGCGGGCTGAGCGCCGTGTTGCCCTATCGTCATCACGCACTCGAACTGCCGTACATCCCCGATTTCCTTCGGAAAGATGACGGACTCATCCTGTCGCTCGGTCAGTTCATGCAGTGGGTCGGAGGCCAGGTGATGGGGTCGGGTACCATCCAGTTGTGGCCGGGCACGCCAGTCGCCGAGGCGCTCATCGAAGGCGACGCGGTCGCTGGAGTGCGCCTGGTCGATCAGGGGACGACCCGTACCGGCGAGCCCGATGCAGGGTACATGCCGGGCATGGACGTTCGCGCCGCGCTCACCGTGGTCGCCGACGGCCCGGTCGGCCCGGTCGGGCGGCAGCTTGACGATCACTTCGGCCTTCCGCCCGGTCACCACGTGCGCGATTGGGCCCTCGGCATGAAGATGGTCGTGGACCTGCGCGAGGACTCAGGACTCGAACCTGGGACGGTCGTGCATACCTTCGGCTATCCGGAGCCAGAGATCTTCGGATTCCTGTACGTCAACGACGCGCGCACCGCGTCGCTGGGCATCTTTGTCCCGTCCTGGTTCGACAGCCCGGTCCGAACGGCTTATCGCTACCTGCAACACTGGATGATGCACCCATACTTGTGGCGGCATCTGCAAGGCGGCCGGATGCGATCGTGGGGAGCCAAGTCGCTGCAGGAATCGGGCAAACGCGGAGAGCCGTACCTGGCGGGCAATGGCTACGCACGGATCGGCGAAGGCTCGGGCAGCACGAACGTCCTGACCGGATCGGGCGTCGACGAGGCCTGGATGACCGGCGCGCTGCTCGCCCACGCCGTCACCGACCTGCTGGCTGCCGGCAAGCCGTTCACGCGAGAGGCGCTCGACGAGGCGTACGTCGCGAGGCGCCGCCGCAGCTGGGTCGAGCACGAAGGGGTGGTGGCCGAGCGGGCTCGTGACGGATTCCACATCGGCGTAGTGACCGGACTTGTCGGCATGGCGCTCTCCGGGCTCTCCGGCGGCAGACTGTTCGTGCCGGTCGAGCCGAAGCGGCCGCACGAACGCGTGCGCACGCTCATGCAGTACTTCGGCCATCGCATCCCGGCCGCCGAGATCGATCGGATCACGCGCGAGTGCGCGCAGTCGGGCCAGCCGCTGCACATGGCGATGTTGGATCGCGCGGGCTGGCCCGCCATCCCGTACGACGGCGCGTTGCTGGTCTCCCATCAGGACGCACTGCTGGTCGGCGGCAAGGTGCAGGCGGCTGCCGGGTACGCCGACCATGTGGTCTTCCACGATCCCGCCCTCTGCAGGGACTGCCAGACAAAGCTCTGCATCGAGATCTGTTCGGGGCAGGCGCTGATGCCGGGCTCCGGCAACGTGCCGGCGTTCGATCGGGAGAAGTGCATTCACTGCGGCGCGTGCTACTGGAGCTGCACCCGGCCGCTTCCTGGGAATCCGGATCGGCCCAATCTCCAGTTCCGCGCCGGCTCAGGTGGGCTGCATTCGACGGAGAATTGA
- a CDS encoding electron transfer flavoprotein subunit beta, producing the protein MSHPFHIVVCGSVAPDPLQTLEPVILPGGPGLKNEMLLPNVLDPWAAHALYEAANLAKSAPGSRVWLVSLGPKAKLQQVMMTIAQKVPFELVALDGPAGGFVDAHATAAVLADAINGIAGLDKTRLLVFGGWESATRCSGVTMQLVGERLGIFDQFQGVDRLTVEDDGSLRVLERIEGGRHQVSSVQGPPAVIGWATGHLAEPPNNPQVGMANMRGVMPALQKAKATPVAGGGLSFVRVEQPKQLRDTRIVKDVSPDEIAREIVAWVRGA; encoded by the coding sequence GTGAGCCATCCGTTTCACATCGTCGTGTGCGGCAGCGTCGCACCCGACCCGCTGCAGACGCTCGAGCCGGTGATCCTTCCAGGCGGCCCCGGGCTGAAGAACGAAATGCTGCTGCCCAACGTACTCGATCCGTGGGCCGCGCACGCGCTGTACGAGGCGGCCAATCTCGCAAAGAGCGCGCCCGGCAGCAGGGTCTGGCTTGTCAGCCTCGGGCCGAAGGCCAAACTGCAACAGGTGATGATGACGATCGCCCAGAAGGTGCCGTTCGAACTGGTAGCGCTCGACGGTCCGGCGGGCGGATTCGTGGATGCGCACGCGACGGCCGCGGTGCTGGCCGACGCCATCAACGGAATCGCGGGCCTCGACAAGACCAGGCTGCTGGTGTTCGGGGGATGGGAATCGGCGACCCGGTGCTCCGGTGTCACGATGCAGCTGGTCGGCGAGCGGCTCGGCATTTTCGATCAATTCCAGGGAGTCGATCGGCTGACGGTGGAAGACGACGGGTCGCTGCGGGTGCTCGAGCGAATCGAGGGAGGCCGTCACCAGGTGTCGAGCGTGCAGGGTCCGCCCGCGGTGATCGGGTGGGCGACCGGCCATCTCGCCGAGCCCCCGAACAACCCGCAGGTGGGGATGGCCAACATGCGGGGCGTCATGCCGGCGCTCCAGAAGGCCAAGGCCACGCCTGTGGCCGGAGGCGGCCTGAGCTTCGTGCGTGTCGAGCAGCCAAAACAGTTGCGCGACACGCGCATCGTCAAAGACGTGTCGCCAGACGAGATTGCGCGCGAGATCGTCGCGTGGGTGCGGGGGGCGTAA
- a CDS encoding saccharopine dehydrogenase NADP-binding domain-containing protein → MSYAYAVIGAGRQGVAAAYDLGKFGDASRVLLVDANLEIATAAAATVNRLLDRSIAQAAQCDATNLAMLRSVLHGTDAILSAAHYNLNLGLTELAVSIKAHLCDLGGHTGVVRQQHAFDGEAKRAGITVAPDCGMGPGLNVSLAAYVMEKLDRPREVLIWDGGLPQDPQPPWNYVCTFAMSGLTNEYAGSAYFLRHGEVTEVPCLTDREELEFAPPVGRLEAFVTSGGLSTAPWTWKGTLDRLENKTMRYVGHCALLRAYDQLGLFSLNPIEAGGVTVVPREVLHALLEPRIGARGAAVRDICVMRVTGRGDLAGQPSEVTVELIDRYDEATGFTAMQRLTGWHAAIVLGLAVRGQLTPGVRSVESIPGSLIVSEGRRRGWVFNESIRPAM, encoded by the coding sequence ATGTCTTACGCATACGCAGTTATCGGTGCGGGCCGGCAGGGTGTCGCCGCGGCCTACGACCTCGGAAAGTTCGGAGACGCGTCGCGCGTGCTGCTGGTCGATGCCAACCTGGAGATCGCGACCGCGGCCGCTGCAACGGTCAATCGTCTGCTCGATCGTTCGATCGCGCAGGCCGCACAGTGTGACGCCACGAATCTGGCGATGCTTCGATCAGTGCTGCACGGCACTGATGCGATCCTGAGCGCGGCTCACTACAACCTCAACCTCGGCCTCACCGAACTGGCTGTGTCGATCAAGGCGCATCTATGCGATCTCGGCGGCCACACTGGCGTGGTGCGCCAGCAGCACGCCTTCGACGGCGAGGCAAAACGGGCGGGCATCACCGTCGCGCCCGACTGCGGGATGGGGCCCGGCCTCAACGTGTCACTCGCGGCCTACGTGATGGAGAAGCTCGATCGTCCCCGCGAGGTGCTGATCTGGGATGGAGGGCTCCCGCAGGATCCGCAGCCGCCGTGGAACTATGTCTGCACGTTCGCGATGAGCGGCCTCACGAATGAATACGCCGGGTCGGCCTACTTTCTTCGCCATGGCGAGGTGACCGAAGTGCCGTGCCTGACCGACCGCGAGGAACTGGAGTTTGCGCCACCGGTCGGACGACTTGAAGCCTTCGTCACGTCGGGCGGGCTGTCCACCGCGCCGTGGACCTGGAAAGGCACGCTCGACCGGCTCGAGAACAAGACCATGCGGTACGTGGGCCACTGCGCGCTCTTGAGGGCCTATGACCAACTGGGCCTCTTCAGCCTCAATCCGATCGAGGCCGGCGGCGTGACCGTCGTGCCCCGGGAAGTTCTGCACGCCCTGCTGGAGCCGCGCATTGGCGCGCGTGGCGCGGCCGTTCGCGATATCTGCGTGATGCGGGTCACCGGGCGCGGCGATCTCGCCGGTCAGCCCTCCGAGGTCACCGTGGAGTTGATCGATCGCTACGACGAAGCGACCGGCTTCACCGCCATGCAGCGGCTGACCGGCTGGCACGCCGCGATCGTCCTCGGCCTGGCGGTACGAGGTCAGCTCACGCCTGGCGTCCGATCCGTGGAAAGTATTCCGGGCTCGCTCATCGTCTCGGAGGGACGGAGGCGCGGCTGGGTGTTCAACGAATCGATCCGCCCGGCTATGTAG
- a CDS encoding acyl-CoA/acyl-ACP dehydrogenase, whose product MLRTLPDDDVRAILWRYADRYDLQMLVQSARGVARGPVARLVAAGGRNSHEWTPEKDELLKACDEAGLSAVGLDVEHGGFIEGPKNLALAIVAFELAWVDAGAATSNLANFLALGPIHERGTEQQRAFYMSAAAPVPGGEREPWRGAFALTEPIPYVGVETGLLGGKARVAVWEEGQEPILQIDKRGRFITGMGFADFVSAAVDSADERIKGSCMVILEKTDPGIFDRGVPARKLVHQLSSTRDPVFSLRVPASRIVGGYTVINGVIIPNFSHGEVIEAVFRRTRVTVGLMTAAKLLSAIEPVIRYHRGRFRGGEGIVPGSPRYEFGLQQKEDVLHRLVDIWATGEAAAALGFEAARVFDELDPIERQKDAFFAERGIDRGRAQMKALAKISKDALEYLAQSHRRPDQRNTERYDALAADPMVRFVLLDAVANVICPAVKLWNTGHGANVMREAVSLVGGYGITEDCPGFLGYKWMDSQLEATYEGPEAVQRRQLSITMTNELFLAQFGHWTTEMRQVASEHPGTGACTLATAMQLWLWTLVTFPLADALAWLLATRQQVLDVLNLMTRGWENPVVAEQLPTLAPFLMDLCHVQTARAAGEVGRISAELIFGYRRQPAPDGHGLSACDPADGFKSSEDVITGIAATAHIDGHVIEADGSHPVKAGPCAGTEGLEPFLRMRTKLDSCLAGARLAKDRAAEGLMRVMIPEALGYPL is encoded by the coding sequence ATGCTTCGCACGTTGCCCGACGACGATGTTCGGGCCATTTTATGGCGGTATGCCGATCGATACGACCTGCAGATGCTGGTGCAGTCGGCGCGGGGTGTGGCCCGCGGCCCCGTGGCCAGGCTGGTGGCCGCCGGGGGGCGTAATTCGCACGAATGGACGCCCGAGAAGGACGAACTGCTCAAGGCGTGCGACGAAGCGGGATTGAGCGCGGTCGGTCTCGACGTCGAACACGGCGGGTTCATCGAAGGCCCGAAGAACCTTGCGCTCGCCATTGTCGCGTTTGAACTGGCCTGGGTCGATGCCGGGGCTGCGACGTCCAATCTCGCCAACTTCCTGGCGCTGGGGCCCATCCACGAGCGCGGCACGGAACAGCAGCGCGCGTTCTACATGTCCGCTGCGGCGCCAGTGCCGGGCGGAGAGCGCGAGCCCTGGCGCGGCGCGTTCGCGTTGACCGAGCCGATTCCGTACGTCGGCGTCGAGACGGGACTGCTCGGCGGGAAGGCGCGCGTGGCCGTCTGGGAGGAGGGCCAGGAGCCGATCCTCCAGATCGACAAGCGAGGCAGGTTCATCACGGGCATGGGATTCGCCGATTTCGTTTCGGCCGCGGTGGATTCGGCCGACGAGCGAATCAAAGGCAGCTGCATGGTGATCCTGGAGAAGACCGATCCCGGGATCTTCGACCGCGGCGTCCCCGCGCGCAAACTCGTGCATCAGCTTTCGTCGACACGCGATCCCGTTTTCAGTCTTCGCGTTCCGGCCAGCAGAATTGTCGGCGGCTACACCGTCATCAATGGCGTCATCATTCCGAACTTCTCGCACGGCGAAGTGATCGAAGCCGTGTTCCGGCGCACGCGCGTGACCGTCGGGCTGATGACCGCGGCCAAGCTGCTGTCGGCCATCGAGCCGGTGATCCGCTATCATCGCGGCCGGTTCCGCGGCGGCGAGGGCATAGTGCCCGGGTCGCCGCGCTACGAATTCGGGCTTCAGCAGAAGGAGGACGTGCTCCATCGCCTCGTGGACATCTGGGCGACCGGCGAGGCGGCGGCGGCGCTTGGTTTCGAAGCGGCGCGCGTATTCGACGAGCTCGATCCGATCGAACGCCAGAAGGATGCCTTCTTCGCCGAACGAGGCATCGACCGCGGCCGCGCTCAGATGAAGGCGCTCGCGAAGATCTCGAAGGACGCGCTCGAGTACCTCGCCCAATCCCATCGCCGGCCCGACCAGCGCAACACCGAGCGGTACGACGCACTCGCCGCCGATCCGATGGTGCGTTTCGTGCTGCTGGATGCCGTGGCCAACGTGATTTGTCCGGCCGTCAAGCTGTGGAATACCGGCCACGGCGCCAACGTGATGCGCGAGGCCGTCAGCCTGGTCGGCGGGTACGGCATCACGGAAGATTGCCCGGGATTCCTGGGTTACAAGTGGATGGACTCGCAGCTCGAAGCCACGTACGAGGGGCCTGAGGCCGTGCAGCGTCGCCAGCTCTCGATCACGATGACCAACGAGCTGTTCCTGGCCCAATTCGGACACTGGACGACCGAGATGCGGCAGGTCGCATCAGAGCATCCGGGCACCGGTGCCTGCACGCTGGCCACCGCGATGCAATTGTGGCTCTGGACGCTCGTGACGTTCCCCCTGGCCGATGCCCTGGCCTGGCTGTTGGCGACGCGTCAGCAGGTACTCGATGTCCTCAACCTGATGACGCGGGGCTGGGAGAACCCGGTGGTGGCGGAGCAACTGCCCACGCTGGCGCCATTCCTGATGGATCTCTGTCACGTGCAGACGGCGCGGGCCGCCGGCGAGGTCGGCCGCATCTCGGCCGAGCTCATCTTCGGCTATCGTCGCCAACCGGCGCCGGACGGACACGGGCTATCCGCGTGCGACCCGGCCGACGGATTCAAGTCGTCCGAGGACGTCATCACCGGGATCGCGGCGACGGCCCATATCGACGGCCACGTCATCGAGGCCGATGGGTCGCATCCGGTGAAAGCCGGCCCGTGTGCCGGCACCGAAGGGCTGGAGCCGTTCTTGCGGATGCGGACGAAGCTGGACAGCTGCCTGGCTGGCGCGCGGCTCGCGAAGGATCGCGCCGCCGAAGGGCTGATGCGCGTGATGATTCCGGAGGCGCTGGGGTACCCGCTGTAG
- a CDS encoding electron transfer flavoprotein subunit alpha: METILVLLHNDADGALPKAALEAVAVGARISGELGAAGFTVGLIGHGLQPSIDRLATCGAEKFVAADAPEFGQSRYATDAAAAEAVARHVGASVIVAPMTSRFARVLPGVAHRLGGRVDTHATGLGVADGALGATRWFYRQRMEGTLRRTERPWMVLIDPGACPAWSGAAGHASAEAITVPPDPSLARTTVTGIAAPAAEQQTIRPDADLLFVAGAGWTKKQADGLPHPADAEAYILDFLKKSRASLGGSKSLVDLSGEGQLILRFMTHLNQIGQTGASPRHPKGLATCCHGEEPHVVGWRFVTERRAVNLDPNCGWGRGKADVLYVADAFAVMKKVNELLADQL, encoded by the coding sequence ATGGAAACGATTCTGGTACTGCTGCACAACGACGCGGACGGCGCGCTGCCGAAAGCGGCACTCGAGGCCGTCGCGGTGGGCGCGCGCATCAGCGGCGAACTTGGCGCTGCAGGGTTCACCGTCGGCCTCATCGGTCATGGGTTGCAGCCATCGATTGACCGCCTGGCCACGTGCGGGGCGGAGAAGTTCGTGGCCGCCGACGCGCCGGAATTCGGACAGTCGCGTTACGCGACCGACGCGGCCGCCGCCGAAGCGGTCGCCCGTCACGTGGGAGCCAGCGTCATCGTTGCCCCCATGACGTCGCGGTTTGCGCGTGTGCTGCCGGGGGTGGCGCACCGTCTGGGTGGCCGCGTCGACACGCACGCGACCGGATTGGGCGTCGCCGATGGCGCGCTTGGGGCGACGCGGTGGTTCTACCGGCAGCGCATGGAGGGCACGCTGCGGCGCACCGAGCGCCCATGGATGGTGCTGATCGATCCGGGCGCGTGCCCCGCGTGGTCAGGGGCTGCGGGCCACGCCTCGGCCGAAGCCATCACCGTCCCGCCCGATCCGTCGCTGGCGCGGACGACCGTCACCGGCATCGCCGCACCGGCGGCGGAACAGCAGACGATCCGACCGGATGCGGACTTGCTGTTTGTGGCCGGCGCTGGCTGGACCAAGAAGCAGGCTGATGGGCTGCCGCACCCGGCCGACGCTGAGGCCTACATCCTGGATTTCCTCAAGAAGAGCCGTGCCTCGCTCGGCGGCAGCAAGTCGCTCGTCGACCTGAGCGGGGAAGGGCAGCTCATCCTGCGCTTCATGACGCACCTCAACCAGATTGGCCAGACCGGTGCGAGCCCCCGCCATCCGAAAGGGCTCGCCACGTGCTGTCACGGCGAAGAGCCACACGTGGTAGGCTGGAGGTTCGTCACCGAGCGTCGGGCTGTCAATCTCGATCCGAACTGCGGATGGGGGCGCGGCAAGGCCGACGTGCTGTATGTCGCCGACGCGTTTGCGGTGATGAAGAAGGTCAACGAACTGCTCGCCGATCAACTATAG